GGCAAGACCTGGGCCCAAAGACAATTCCAGGGGAAAGCACAAATCAATACCGCCATTTTGCCCAATGGCGTTTATTTCTTGAAAGTCACCAGCCCTACTGGGAGATCAAGTACGCATAAAATTCTTGTGCAGCATTGAAGTAGGAAACCTTACTTCTACCTGCCCGCAGCTAATTTCCGTTTTAGGGCTCGTTTCTGAAAATGAGCCCTAAAACGGAAATTCCTGGGTGGATTTTCTACTCCTTCTACGCTTATTCTGAGTTATAACGCCACTTAAAACGGAAGCTTGAGTTGCGGTTTGGCATCTGTCACTTGCTGCTGCACAATTTCGGTCTGCACCCTAATGGATTCTAGGTGAATCAATTCATAGAGTTGCGCCGCGAAGTCTGGGTTTACGTTCATCTGCTTCGCCCATTGTTTGCGGGTTTCAAAGATGCTTTTCCAGCGCTCGGGCTGCAGCACGGCTATGTTGTTCTGGCGTTTGTCTTCCCCAATCTGTTCCACTATGCGCATGCGACGGGCCAGGGCTTCCACAATCTCGCGGTCGGCGCGGTCTATCTTCTGGCGAAGGTCTTCGGTTCTGGTAATGAACGCCAGGTCTGGCACGCTACGCACTTGTAGTTTGTCCAGGATTTCGCCCAGGCGGGCCGGGGTGATTTGTTGGTCTGCATCTGAGAGCGCCTCTGCGGGGTTGGGGTGCGTCTCAATCATGAGGCCTTCAAAGTCCAGGTCCAGGGCTTTCTGCGCGATGGGGAAAATCAAATCGGGCTTCCCGCCAATGTGGCTGGGGTCCACTATTATGGGCAAAAACGGATATTGGCCCTTAAGCTGAAT
This region of Rufibacter sp. LB8 genomic DNA includes:
- a CDS encoding bifunctional 3-deoxy-7-phosphoheptulonate synthase/chorismate mutase type II, whose product is MERRKEDNYFYQLGKLRRRPLVIAGPCSAESRDQVLDTARQLKALNVDLFRAGVWKPRSKPGSFEGVGTEGMKWLQEVRQELGMPVATEVARPHHIDIALKHNIDVLWIGARTTVNPFAVQELADALRGTNIPVMVKNPVNPDLALWAGAIERLWAAGLPDVAAIHRGFSSYEVSEYRNVPLWQIPIQLKGQYPFLPIIVDPSHIGGKPDLIFPIAQKALDLDFEGLMIETHPNPAEALSDADQQITPARLGEILDKLQVRSVPDLAFITRTEDLRQKIDRADREIVEALARRMRIVEQIGEDKRQNNIAVLQPERWKSIFETRKQWAKQMNVNPDFAAQLYELIHLESIRVQTEIVQQQVTDAKPQLKLPF